A single Mixta calida DNA region contains:
- the miaA gene encoding tRNA (adenosine(37)-N6)-dimethylallyltransferase MiaA: MSESRMAGRPKAIFLMGPTASGKTALAISLRKQLPVELISVDSALIYRGMDIGTAKPSAEELAQAPHRLLDIRDPSEAYSAADFRRDALAEMAEITSKGRIPLLVGGTMLYFKALLEGLSPLPSADPEVRERIEQTAREQGWEALHRQLCEIDPIAGARIHPNDPQRLSRALEVFFISGKTLTELTKTAGEALPYDVIQFAIAPASRELLHQRIALRFEQMLASGFEAEARALFARGDLHTDLPSIRCVGYRQMWSYLEGEIDYNEMVYRGICATRQLAKRQITWLRGWQNVHWLDSEHSDQALNKVLQVLGANLG; encoded by the coding sequence ATGAGTGAAAGCAGAATGGCGGGCCGGCCTAAGGCGATTTTTTTGATGGGGCCGACGGCCTCCGGCAAAACGGCGTTGGCGATTTCGCTGCGCAAGCAGTTGCCGGTAGAGCTGATAAGCGTTGATTCAGCCCTGATTTATCGCGGCATGGATATTGGCACTGCCAAGCCATCCGCGGAGGAGCTGGCGCAGGCGCCCCATCGTCTGCTGGACATCCGCGATCCGTCGGAAGCCTACTCGGCGGCCGACTTTCGTCGCGATGCGTTAGCGGAAATGGCGGAGATTACCTCAAAAGGGCGAATTCCGTTGCTTGTTGGTGGAACCATGCTCTACTTCAAAGCGCTGCTGGAAGGATTGTCGCCGTTGCCCTCGGCCGATCCGGAGGTGCGCGAACGGATAGAGCAAACGGCGCGTGAACAGGGATGGGAAGCCCTGCACCGCCAATTATGTGAAATTGATCCCATTGCTGGCGCTCGTATTCATCCGAATGATCCCCAGAGACTCTCGCGGGCACTGGAAGTTTTTTTTATTTCGGGTAAAACTTTAACAGAACTGACGAAAACCGCGGGTGAGGCGTTGCCTTACGATGTCATTCAGTTCGCTATCGCTCCGGCGAGCCGTGAATTGTTGCATCAGCGTATTGCGTTGCGTTTTGAACAAATGCTGGCTTCAGGTTTTGAAGCCGAAGCGCGCGCGCTGTTTGCAAGGGGAGATTTGCATACGGATTTGCCTTCCATTCGTTGTGTCGGATATCGCCAGATGTGGTCCTACCTTGAAGGCGAGATTGATTACAACGAAATGGTTTATCGGGGAATTTGCGCGACCCGACAACTCGCCAAGCGCCAAATCACCTGGCTACGCGGCTGGCAGAATGTTCACTGGCTTGACAGCGAACATTCGGACCAGGCGCTTAACAAGGTATTACAGGTTC